The proteins below are encoded in one region of Takifugu rubripes chromosome 1, fTakRub1.2, whole genome shotgun sequence:
- the LOC101076332 gene encoding peptide Y-like, producing MANTQRSWIVFAALVICLLACWNNFADAYPPKPESPGSNASPEDWAKYQAAVRHYVNLITRQRYGKRSNMEEQAVEWLLFGPDSNQNPQPRADDNDDQW from the exons ATGGCCAACACTCAGAGATCGTGGATCGTGTTCGCAGCTCTCGTCATCTGTCTGCTGGCATGTTGGAACAACTTCGCCGACGCGTATCCCCCCAAACCGGAGAGCCCGGGGAGCAACGCGTCACCGGAGGACTGGGCCAAATACCAGGCCGCTGTCAGGCACTATGTCAACCTCATCACCAGGCAGAG gtacgGGAAGAGGTCCAACATGGAGGAGCAGGCGGTGGAATGGCTGCTGTTTGGGCCCGATTCAAACCAGAACCCCCAACCACG AGCGGATGATAATGATGATCAGTGGTAA
- the tut1 gene encoding speckle targeted PIP5K1A-regulated poly(A) polymerase produces the protein MEADGDIKTTATGFRCTLCNVSLPNVPSLEQHVKGRKHQTLSTVRASRKSQEQHSVYVAGLKPEISQTDITEYFQQFGPVSDVIMDKDKGFYAIVLFSETDSIQATLSCGEHRLKGSKLRVKPREKKEFKLIPKKSDFQNLQEAFDRLKPQLCQLLNVDGQMRYMVERFQLGENEKKARGLLVQLLQEVLVEFFPDSQIFPFGSSVNTFGIHSCDLDLFLDLENTKVFQAHAKSTTGQTGEGMSDDGRSEDSMLSDIDLSTATPAEVLDLVAAILKRCVPSVHKVHVVSVARLPVVKFHHRELNLQGDITTNNRLAVRNTRFLQLCSEIDERLRPLVYTIRCWAKQKQLAGNPSGTGPLLNNYALTLLVIFFLQNCDPPVLPTVDQLKAMACEEEECVIEGWNCTFPSQAIAVPPSKNRQDLCTLLAGFFNFYAKFDFASSVISLREGRALPITDFLKQNKDEEAMGEETPNTGMHHGPKLGPLNLLDPFELSHNVAGNLNERSHRSFQRECQEAEKYCRSLQYQRKSTKGKSWGLVRLLTPHGEVAHAKTEQLTISIPFKSALLPEGLRSQLHEAGDEFRLLWFQKICAAVCGVFQNVLGCHLHPSADVAFGEEGAEEKESLSDSLNTSADDSRELIGSQDEVSPLEVTAAGAKRPLSSGSDTPASPQGKKPRLSKRAKPEFPHWVFVQKHLVWAGRRRVRRELSKGTDSQPEGSCMDLESRVTAHIIEKEKELKEPLEFTVQLQMLGGTESTRAVVKLEPTSDKTGVFYDFFHFLEAFLPKMVETLLKNEVVNV, from the exons ATGGAAGCGGACGGTGACATTAAAACCACAGCAACGGGCTTCCGTTGCACTCTGTGCAATGTCAGTCTACCAAACG TGCCAAGCTTGGAACAGCATGTCAAAGGGCGTAAACATCAGACGCTGAGTACTGTGCGCGCTAGCAGGAAATCCCAGGAGCAGCACAGCGTGTATGTGGCAGGACTCAAACCTGAAATTTCTCAGACTGACATTACTGAGTACTTCCAGCAGTTCGGACCAGTATCAGACGTAATTATGGATAAGGACAAG GGATTTTACGCCATTGTGCTGTTCAGTGAGACGGACAGTATACAGGCAACTTTGTCCTGTGGTGAACATCGGCTCAAAGGCTCGAAACTGCGCGTCAAACCCAGAGAAAAGAAGGAATTCAAGTTGATTCCCAAGAAGAGCGATTTCCAGAATCTCCAAGAAGCTTTTGATAGACTCAAACCTCAGCTGTGCCAACTTTTGAAC gTAGATGGGCAGATGCGTTATATGGTAGAGCGATTCCAgctgggagaaaatgaaaaaaaagcccGAGGATTGCTGGTACAACTGCTGCAAGAGGTTCTCGTGGAGTTTTTCCCAG ACAGCCAGATTTTCCCCTTTGGATCATCTGTTAACACCTTTGGAATCCACTCCTGTGACTTAGACCTCTTCCTTGACCTAGAAAACACCAAAGTATTCCAGGCCCATGCCAAGTCCACCACAGGCCAG ACAGGGGAGGGTATGTCGGATGATGGCCGCTCTGAAGATTCCATGCTGTCTGATATTGATTTATCCACTGCCACTCCAGCGGAGGTCTTGGATCTTGTGGCAGCTATCCTTAAACGCTGCGTCCCCAGTGTGCACAAAGTCCACGTGGTCAGCGTTGCCCGTCTCCCTGTAGTCAAGTTCCATCACCGTGAGCTTAACTTGCAGGGGGACATAACCACCAACAACAG ACTAGCAGTGAGAAACACGCGTTTTCTCCAGCTGTGTTCAGAGATAGACGAGCGACTTAGGCCTCTGGTCTACACCATCCGTTGTTGggccaaacagaagcagctggcTG GTAACCCCAGTGGGACTGGACCCCTGCTCAATAACTATGCCCTGACGCTGCTCGTGATCTTCTTCCTTCAAAACTGCGACCCTCCCGTCCTCCCCACTGTGGACCAACTGAAAGCCATGGCCT gtgaggaagaagagtgTGTGATTGAAGGTTGGAACTGCACTTTCCCCAGCCAGGCTATAGCTGTACCCCCCAGCAAGAACAGGCAGGACCTTT GCACCCTGCTTGCTGGTTTTTTCAATTTCTATGCAAAGTTTGATTTTGCCAGTAGCGTTATATCTCTCAGGGAGGGACGAGCGCTCCCAATCACAGATTTTCTCAAACAGAATAAGGATGAAGAAGCAATGGGAGAGGAAACACCCAACACGGGGATGCATCATGGTCCTAAACTGGGCCCTCTAAATCTCTTAGACCCCTTTGAGCTCTCCCACAACGTTGCCGGTAACCTAAATGAACGCTCCCACCGCAGCTTCCAGAGGGAGTGCCAGGAGGCTGAGAAATACTGCCGCAGTTTACAGTACCAGCGTAAATCCACCAAGGGGAAATCGTGGGGGCTGGTGCGCTTGTTAACCCCCCACGGTGAAGTCGCCCATGccaaaacagagcagctgacaATCAGCATCCCTTTCAAATCGGCGTTGCTCCCCGAGGGGCTGCGCAGCCAGCTGCACGAGGCGGGGGATGAGTTCCGGCTGCTGTGGTTCCAGAAGATTTGCGCTGCTGTGTGCGGAGTGTTCCAAAATGTCCTCGGCTGCCATCTCCACCCCTCTGCAGACGTTGCCTTTGGAGAGGAAGGtgcagaggagaaggaaagtCTTTCAGATTCCCTCAACACGTCAGCAGACGATAGCCGCGAGCTCATCGGCAGCCAGGACGAAGTCTCTCCTCTGGAGGTGACCGCGGCTGGGGCCAAGAGACCGCTCTCTTCTGGCAGCGACACGCCGGCCTCGCCTCAAGGTAAAAAGCCACGGCTCTCCAAGAGGGCCAAACCGGAGTTTCCACACTGGGTCTTCGTGCAGAAGCACTTGGTGTGGGCTggcaggaggagggtgaggcgTGAGCTGAGCAAGGGGACAGACTCCCAGCCAGAAGGCAGCTGCATGGACCTGGAGTCTCGGGTCACTGCTCACATCattgagaaagaaaaggagcttaAAGAGCCCCTGGAGTTCACGGTTCAACTACAAATGTTGGGAGGGACCGAGAGCACAAGGGCGGTGGTGAAGTTGGAGCCAACCAGCGACAAGACTGGAGTTTTCTAtgacttttttcactttttggaAGCCTTCTTGCCAAAGATGGTTGAGACTTTGTTAAAGAACGAAGTAGTTAACGTTTAA